A single region of the Terriglobia bacterium genome encodes:
- a CDS encoding S24/S26 family peptidase has translation MSTVLAADQRCKCSLASEVLGRFGELRLQVTGSSMLPSLWPGDLLLIRRAQLSEITTGELVLFTRQERFFVHRVERALGTCLLTRGDSLAATDAPVGADEFLGRVVFISREGATRTPAVLSPCGRWLAGAASRSTIFCNFLLRLRALFLRIPRVSLFTSMHPEEVCPS, from the coding sequence GTGTCTACCGTATTGGCCGCGGACCAGCGGTGCAAGTGCAGCCTGGCGTCGGAAGTCCTCGGGCGTTTTGGTGAGCTTCGTCTTCAGGTCACCGGTTCAAGCATGTTGCCTTCGCTTTGGCCCGGTGACCTTCTGCTTATCCGCCGAGCCCAGTTGTCCGAGATCACCACGGGAGAGTTGGTGCTGTTCACGCGCCAGGAGCGTTTTTTTGTTCACCGGGTGGAGCGCGCCTTGGGAACCTGCCTACTGACTCGGGGCGATTCGCTGGCCGCCACCGACGCTCCGGTGGGAGCTGACGAGTTCCTCGGCCGCGTGGTTTTCATCTCCCGTGAGGGCGCAACGCGTACGCCAGCGGTTCTGAGTCCTTGCGGCCGCTGGCTCGCGGGTGCGGCGAGCCGCAGCACAATCTTCTGCAATTTCCTGCTGCGCCTGCGCGCGTTGTTCCTCCGCATTCCGCGGGTTTCCCTTTTCACGAGCATGCATCCGGAGGAAGTGTGCCCCAGCTAG
- a CDS encoding PqqD family protein, which translates to MSAVDSTLYTLNPVATAIWQAADGRTPLSEIVEAAVCGQYEVEPEIAYADAEALVNELASHGILLVSEQPIAEARAPQETR; encoded by the coding sequence ATGTCCGCTGTGGACTCGACCTTGTACACGCTCAACCCGGTCGCGACCGCGATCTGGCAGGCGGCCGATGGCCGCACTCCACTTTCCGAGATTGTCGAGGCGGCGGTGTGCGGCCAGTACGAGGTGGAACCGGAGATCGCCTACGCCGACGCGGAAGCGCTGGTGAACGAACTGGCCAGCCATGGAATCCTACTGGTTTCCGAACAGCCAATCGCCGAGGCGCGCGCCCCCCAGGAGACCCGATGA
- a CDS encoding radical SAM protein yields the protein MSLMAELNAKALGLGVPLAAHVDVTYRCNERCEHCYLEHDDKGEMTTAEIVDILGQLADAGVLFLTISGGEPLLRRDLFEILERARALLFNVKLKTNAVMIREPEAQRIRALGVEQVQISVYSHRAEVHDGITKLPGSLQKTLRAIEFLHSQGVKVTIANVLMRPNLPDASGVQRLAAAMGVGYTLDPTITPMMNGGTGVLALRVPGEALRKAFHDPALVGNVDEYCAPPPVADEDALSQIPCGAGHTSCYISPYAEVYPCVQFPLPSGNLRRQSFLDIWRNSAKLNQVRSITARDLPTCSSCVHVSSCTRCPGLAFLEGNMRGPSTADCEKSFARTGIPSANMLAKQGAKQRPTLPGLVQIDMAAA from the coding sequence ATGAGCCTGATGGCGGAGCTGAACGCGAAGGCGCTGGGGCTGGGAGTGCCCCTCGCCGCTCATGTTGACGTTACCTACCGCTGCAACGAGCGTTGCGAGCACTGCTACCTGGAGCACGATGACAAGGGCGAGATGACGACGGCGGAGATCGTGGACATCCTCGGCCAACTCGCCGATGCCGGCGTGTTGTTCCTGACGATCAGCGGCGGCGAACCGCTGCTGCGCCGCGATCTTTTCGAGATCCTGGAACGCGCCCGCGCTCTTCTGTTCAACGTGAAACTGAAGACCAACGCGGTCATGATCCGCGAGCCCGAGGCACAGCGCATCCGGGCACTCGGCGTGGAGCAGGTGCAGATCAGCGTTTATTCGCACCGCGCGGAGGTCCACGACGGCATCACCAAGCTGCCGGGCTCGCTCCAGAAGACGCTGCGCGCCATCGAGTTCCTGCACTCGCAAGGGGTCAAGGTCACGATAGCAAATGTTCTCATGCGCCCCAACTTGCCCGACGCCAGCGGCGTGCAGCGCCTGGCCGCGGCGATGGGAGTGGGGTACACGCTCGACCCGACCATCACGCCCATGATGAACGGCGGCACCGGCGTGCTGGCCCTGCGCGTACCTGGCGAGGCGCTGCGCAAGGCGTTTCACGATCCCGCGCTGGTGGGCAACGTGGACGAGTACTGCGCTCCGCCGCCGGTGGCCGACGAAGACGCGCTCAGCCAGATCCCGTGCGGCGCCGGCCATACTTCCTGCTACATCTCGCCCTACGCGGAGGTTTATCCTTGCGTGCAGTTTCCGCTGCCCAGCGGCAACCTGCGCCGGCAAAGCTTCCTCGACATTTGGCGCAACTCAGCGAAGCTGAATCAAGTGCGCTCCATCACGGCGCGCGACCTGCCCACGTGCTCATCGTGCGTGCACGTCTCATCGTGCACGCGGTGCCCGGGGCTGGCGTTTCTGGAAGGCAACATGCGCGGCCCGTCCACCGCCGATTGCGAGAAGTCGTTTGCGCGGACGGGAATCCCATCGGCGAACATGTTGGCCAAGCAAGGCGCGAAGCAGCGGCCCACCTTGCCGGGCCTGGTGCAGATCGATATGGCCGCCGCCTGA
- a CDS encoding (Fe-S)-binding protein, with protein MPLPHPLDGHDRAWGALAPQIRDKYECGLDDTCAVSVPHPPTAAEERRLVAQFLSGLEKLFSRENNWTFLQPLLLTMEHCTRCQTCAESCHIFEASGRNELYRPVFRSEILRRLYFKYVKHGGLLSAWQHGEIELNWPLVARLIELSYRCNLCRRCAQTCPIGADNGLVAHELRKLFSQEMGIAAKELHQQGSMLQLKVGSSTGMSPEVVKDNIAFIDEDISERTGIEVRTPWDVEGADVLLIHNAGEIMAWPENPGAFALILNVAGVKWTMSSELAGYDSINYGLWYDDVQFARVALQHAEIARQLKVKKIVVGECGHAHKALCVIADRLLSGDLNVPRESSLTLLRDIVMSGRIQFDPSRNDFPVTLHDPCNLVRLMGVVEPQREVVRALCPQFREMEPHGVNNYCCGGGSGFAIMSGHNFPDWRFHVAGRKKLEQVLNAFSDCLEPETPKYLCAPCSNCKGQFRDMLAHYKLWEQNRILYGGLVELIVNAMADVKPGFIEWEWR; from the coding sequence ATGCCCCTGCCTCACCCGCTGGACGGCCATGACCGGGCGTGGGGAGCGCTCGCACCGCAGATCCGGGACAAGTACGAATGTGGGCTGGATGACACTTGCGCGGTCAGCGTCCCGCACCCGCCAACGGCGGCCGAAGAGCGGCGCCTGGTAGCGCAGTTTCTCTCCGGTCTGGAAAAGTTGTTTAGCCGGGAAAACAACTGGACGTTTCTGCAGCCCCTGCTGCTGACCATGGAGCACTGCACGCGCTGCCAGACGTGCGCGGAATCGTGCCACATCTTTGAAGCCAGCGGCCGGAACGAGCTCTACCGCCCTGTGTTCCGGTCGGAAATCCTGCGGCGGCTCTACTTCAAATACGTCAAGCACGGCGGCCTGCTATCGGCGTGGCAGCACGGCGAAATCGAATTGAACTGGCCGCTGGTGGCGCGGCTGATTGAATTGTCGTATCGCTGCAACCTGTGCCGCCGTTGCGCGCAGACCTGCCCGATCGGGGCCGACAACGGCCTGGTCGCCCACGAGCTCAGAAAGCTGTTCAGCCAGGAAATGGGAATCGCAGCCAAGGAACTGCACCAGCAAGGGTCCATGCTGCAGTTAAAGGTCGGCTCGTCAACCGGCATGAGCCCGGAGGTGGTGAAGGACAATATCGCCTTCATTGATGAGGACATTAGCGAGAGGACCGGCATCGAGGTGCGCACACCGTGGGACGTCGAAGGCGCGGATGTACTGCTGATTCACAATGCCGGCGAGATCATGGCGTGGCCGGAGAATCCGGGCGCCTTCGCGCTGATCCTGAACGTGGCGGGAGTGAAGTGGACCATGTCGTCGGAGCTGGCGGGCTATGATTCCATCAATTACGGCCTGTGGTACGACGACGTGCAATTCGCCCGCGTCGCGTTGCAACACGCGGAAATCGCGCGCCAGCTCAAGGTCAAGAAGATCGTCGTCGGGGAATGTGGCCACGCGCACAAGGCGCTGTGCGTGATCGCCGACCGCCTGCTGAGCGGTGACCTGAACGTTCCGCGCGAGAGTTCCCTCACCTTGCTGCGCGACATCGTCATGAGCGGGCGCATCCAGTTCGATCCTTCCCGCAATGACTTTCCCGTGACCTTGCACGATCCCTGCAATCTGGTGCGGTTAATGGGCGTGGTCGAGCCGCAACGCGAAGTGGTGCGCGCTTTGTGCCCGCAGTTCCGGGAAATGGAGCCGCACGGTGTGAACAATTACTGCTGCGGCGGCGGCAGCGGCTTTGCCATCATGAGCGGACACAATTTTCCCGACTGGCGGTTTCATGTGGCTGGGCGCAAAAAGCTGGAGCAGGTGCTGAACGCATTTTCCGACTGCTTGGAACCGGAAACTCCCAAGTATCTCTGCGCGCCCTGCAGCAACTGCAAGGGGCAGTTCCGCGACATGCTGGCGCACTACAAGCTGTGGGAACAGAACCGGATTCTCTATGGCGGTCTCGTGGAGCTGATCGTGAATGCGATGGCGGACGTGAAGCCCGGCTTCATTGAGTGGGAGTGGCGCTGA
- a CDS encoding respiratory nitrate reductase subunit gamma: MTIAVYLGIYLSLLIFLAGCLLRVVRYARAPIHLRWELYPVPHENPERAAYGGSSFETSNRSTRPPHFNWRGELRATLPEIAFLRGLWEFNRRLWYASFLFHAGLYLTIATGLLIAAGASLGGPSHASFVFWMRGLYHATAYAGVVMTLSGAVALLFHRLTDPELKNYTSAADIFNLHFFILTYGLVAAGYLVRGPGTASASAVLRGLATFDTSLVLSTGFAVGLMLASALVAYIPFTHMAHFIAKYFTYHAVRWDDRENLRGGPIEAKLAKQLAYQPTWAAAHIGADGHRTWAEIAAMRPAQEVRK, translated from the coding sequence ATGACGATTGCAGTTTACCTCGGCATTTATCTTAGCTTACTGATCTTTCTCGCCGGATGCCTTCTCCGTGTGGTGCGGTACGCCCGAGCGCCAATCCACCTGCGATGGGAGTTGTATCCGGTTCCGCATGAGAACCCGGAACGCGCCGCATACGGAGGTTCCTCGTTCGAAACCAGCAACCGGTCGACAAGGCCGCCACACTTCAACTGGCGCGGCGAATTGCGTGCCACGCTCCCGGAAATCGCCTTCCTGAGAGGGTTGTGGGAATTCAACCGCCGGCTGTGGTACGCGTCGTTCCTGTTCCATGCCGGCCTCTACCTGACGATCGCTACTGGGTTGCTGATCGCCGCTGGGGCGTCGTTGGGCGGACCTTCGCATGCGAGCTTCGTTTTCTGGATGCGCGGCTTGTATCACGCCACGGCTTACGCCGGCGTCGTGATGACGTTGTCCGGAGCGGTAGCTCTGTTGTTCCACCGGCTTACCGATCCTGAACTGAAGAACTACACCAGCGCGGCCGACATTTTCAATTTGCACTTTTTCATCCTGACGTACGGCCTCGTCGCCGCCGGATATCTCGTACGCGGCCCAGGAACCGCCAGTGCCAGCGCGGTCTTGCGGGGGCTGGCAACGTTTGACACTTCCCTGGTCCTCAGCACCGGCTTCGCGGTTGGCCTCATGCTCGCCTCGGCGCTGGTGGCCTACATACCGTTCACGCACATGGCGCACTTCATCGCGAAGTACTTTACCTACCACGCGGTGCGCTGGGATGACCGAGAGAACCTGCGCGGCGGGCCGATCGAAGCGAAACTCGCCAAGCAACTGGCCTACCAGCCGACCTGGGCGGCGGCGCACATCGGGGCCGACGGGCACAGGACCTGGGCGGAGATTGCGGCGATGCGTCCCGCGCAGGAGGTTCGCAAGTGA
- a CDS encoding metalloregulator ArsR/SmtB family transcription factor, producing the protein MQNSNGKPVDPEIYVLQSRICKAFANPIRLQLLDLLAERDWFASELQQRLHISNPNLSQHLAVLRTAGVVATRRQGKQMLCSLAMPQVKSACRIIRDVLRTQIEKRHSLAV; encoded by the coding sequence GTGCAGAACAGCAACGGCAAACCGGTTGACCCGGAGATTTACGTCCTTCAATCCCGCATCTGCAAAGCGTTCGCGAATCCCATCCGCCTCCAACTCCTCGATCTGCTGGCCGAACGCGATTGGTTCGCCTCCGAGCTCCAGCAGCGCTTGCACATCAGTAACCCGAACCTGTCGCAGCATCTGGCGGTCCTGCGCACCGCCGGCGTCGTGGCCACCCGTCGCCAAGGCAAGCAAATGCTCTGCTCCCTAGCCATGCCGCAGGTCAAGAGCGCCTGCCGGATCATTCGCGACGTGTTGCGAACGCAAATTGAGAAGCGCCATTCGCTGGCGGTGTGA
- a CDS encoding cytochrome b/b6 domain-containing protein encodes MATDIVSTSPYALTAEQAETLALRQVKKHQVAIVLLHWFNALVWLIELATGSAIVVTPPFAFMPHWYLVMMESIFGSRANLLRVHIAAGLTWMIVFGVYAIFGWRNYLHTEVLKKEIGLDADDFRWLRIRVLRLVGRSSEGLPPQGAYNAGQKLYAVMVYAMVPLIMVTGAIMTFHLFSAFLVQWAMVLHFVAVGMVVSGLMIHVYMGAVFPEERPAFYSMITGMVSELYAFRHHYKWWREVKMQQADGAHTISPEEDRSHDTLETGNGSKPEASAANGAR; translated from the coding sequence ATGGCCACCGACATCGTTTCCACTTCTCCCTACGCGCTTACCGCCGAACAAGCCGAGACTCTTGCGCTACGCCAGGTAAAGAAGCACCAGGTAGCCATCGTCCTGCTTCACTGGTTCAATGCGCTCGTATGGCTCATCGAACTGGCAACTGGCTCCGCGATCGTAGTCACGCCTCCGTTTGCTTTCATGCCGCATTGGTACCTGGTCATGATGGAGAGCATCTTCGGCTCGCGTGCCAACCTGCTGCGGGTGCACATTGCCGCCGGCCTCACCTGGATGATCGTCTTCGGCGTTTACGCTATCTTCGGCTGGCGCAATTACCTGCACACCGAAGTCCTGAAAAAAGAAATCGGTCTCGACGCAGATGACTTCCGCTGGTTGCGCATTCGCGTGCTGCGTCTCGTCGGCCGCTCCTCCGAGGGTCTCCCGCCGCAGGGAGCTTATAATGCCGGGCAGAAACTCTATGCCGTAATGGTGTACGCCATGGTGCCGCTGATCATGGTTACCGGCGCCATCATGACGTTTCACCTGTTCAGCGCCTTCCTGGTGCAGTGGGCGATGGTGCTGCATTTCGTCGCCGTGGGCATGGTCGTTTCCGGCCTGATGATCCACGTCTACATGGGCGCGGTTTTTCCCGAGGAGCGTCCGGCGTTTTATTCGATGATCACCGGCATGGTCAGCGAGCTGTATGCATTTCGCCACCACTACAAATGGTGGCGTGAAGTTAAAATGCAGCAAGCAGATGGCGCACACACAATATCCCCAGAGGAGGACCGCTCGCATGACACGCTCGAAACGGGCAACGGGTCGAAACCGGAAGCCAGCGCTGCGAACGGGGCGAGGTGA
- a CDS encoding 4Fe-4S dicluster domain-containing protein codes for MARYAMVIDQERCVGCQSCTVACKSEWDVPNGYARTRVRPAGLRGTYPNFTSAFFVSQCNQCERPSCLPACPTGATWQDANGAVRVNRDLCIGCGSCVAACPYGARYVNPDRGVVDKCDFCAPRLEHGLEPACVATCPAKAKVFGDMEDPSSEVFRLVYRAGAKRMETADIAIGPNVYYTGKPEHLEMAAASFAPTPPRTVAAAFVWTRLAKKLVYLAVGTTFLGQAGAFFHQLSVGEKQSDE; via the coding sequence ATGGCCAGATATGCGATGGTCATCGATCAGGAACGCTGCGTAGGTTGCCAGTCATGCACGGTGGCGTGCAAGTCGGAGTGGGATGTGCCCAATGGCTATGCCCGAACCCGCGTGCGCCCGGCCGGGTTGCGCGGGACGTATCCGAACTTCACCTCGGCGTTCTTCGTCTCGCAATGCAACCAATGTGAGCGTCCCTCCTGTCTTCCCGCCTGCCCGACGGGCGCAACCTGGCAGGATGCCAACGGCGCCGTGCGCGTCAACCGCGACCTTTGCATCGGCTGCGGTAGTTGCGTGGCGGCGTGTCCCTATGGCGCACGCTACGTGAACCCCGATCGCGGTGTGGTGGACAAGTGCGACTTCTGCGCGCCCCGCCTGGAACATGGGCTCGAACCCGCGTGCGTGGCTACATGTCCGGCTAAGGCCAAAGTGTTTGGTGACATGGAGGACCCCAGCAGCGAAGTGTTCCGCCTGGTTTATCGCGCGGGCGCAAAGCGCATGGAAACTGCCGATATAGCCATCGGACCCAACGTCTATTACACCGGCAAGCCCGAACACCTGGAGATGGCTGCCGCTTCATTCGCTCCCACACCACCCAGAACTGTTGCTGCGGCCTTCGTATGGACGAGGCTGGCGAAGAAGCTCGTCTACCTTGCTGTGGGTACAACGTTCCTCGGACAGGCAGGCGCATTCTTCCACCAGTTGTCAGTCGGCGAAAAGCAGTCTGACGAATAG
- a CDS encoding molybdopterin-dependent oxidoreductase → MATRFTRRRFLQGTALAAGITTATTSVADVHPPGWRGETRVQQIATNCEMCFWRCGVMAEVVAGKLLKLQGNPHHPMTKGKLCARGNAGVALLNDPDRLKYPQIRTGNRGEAKFKRVSWDEALDFLATRLQDLKQKYGPESVALFPHGVHSGFFATLMKAYGTPNSAEPAFAQCRGPRDIGYQLTFGRPVNSPEPVDLEESQCIVLIGSHIGENVFTSQVTAFAEGLARGAKLIVVDPRFSTAASKANFWLPIKPGTDTALLLAWMNVVISEKLYDKAYLDQYATGFAELAKHAEQFTPEWAAPITELSAAQIRETAHLMAEARPAVAIHPGRHVTWYGNDTQRARAMAILTALLGAYGRKGGIYLPTKLSTGKIPLPPMPESEKGAADRVGNVYPLATEDAYGLTHGLIEATRTGNPYPIKGWVVYGQNILESVPMRQKTVAAIKNLEFMAVVDVLPMEMTRYADLVLPEATYLERYDPPAIVTTHKRPYISIRQPAVEPMYESKPGWWIAKQMAKRLRLEDYFPWRDPDDHLRQLIAPLNISETELKSLGAVSFPGKPYIEGRSETDPPLFPTQSGKIELVSSVLKDLKLDALPKYEAVPDPPDGYLRLIYGRAPVHSFSRSANNAWLDDLMPENPVWISSQAAKRIGVHDGQKVVLENQDSVKSPEVTVKVTPAIRSDVAYTVHGFGPQAPGLKKAYQHGFSDNALMTRVAIDPLTGTTGMRVNFVCVLPVEKG, encoded by the coding sequence ATGGCTACCAGGTTCACGCGCCGCAGGTTTCTGCAGGGAACTGCGCTTGCGGCCGGAATAACTACCGCCACCACCTCCGTGGCTGACGTGCATCCGCCCGGCTGGCGCGGAGAGACGCGCGTCCAGCAGATCGCGACCAACTGCGAGATGTGTTTTTGGCGCTGCGGCGTGATGGCGGAAGTCGTTGCCGGCAAGCTGCTCAAGCTGCAGGGCAACCCTCATCACCCCATGACCAAAGGCAAGCTCTGCGCTCGCGGCAACGCCGGCGTGGCGCTGCTCAACGATCCCGACCGCCTGAAGTATCCGCAGATCCGTACCGGCAATCGCGGCGAAGCAAAGTTCAAGCGCGTTTCCTGGGACGAGGCGCTGGACTTTCTTGCCACACGTCTCCAAGACCTAAAGCAGAAGTACGGTCCGGAGAGCGTCGCGCTCTTTCCCCACGGCGTCCACTCGGGTTTCTTTGCCACCCTGATGAAAGCCTATGGCACGCCCAACTCGGCGGAGCCGGCGTTTGCGCAATGCCGGGGGCCCCGCGATATCGGCTACCAGCTTACCTTCGGTCGCCCCGTGAATTCGCCGGAGCCGGTGGACCTCGAAGAATCCCAATGCATCGTTCTCATCGGCAGCCACATCGGCGAGAACGTCTTTACGTCGCAGGTCACTGCCTTCGCCGAGGGCCTGGCGCGCGGCGCCAAGCTCATCGTTGTCGATCCGCGTTTTTCCACCGCCGCATCGAAGGCGAACTTCTGGCTGCCGATTAAGCCGGGCACCGATACCGCGTTGTTGCTGGCGTGGATGAATGTTGTCATTTCCGAGAAGCTCTACGACAAAGCCTACCTCGATCAATACGCCACGGGCTTCGCGGAACTGGCGAAGCACGCAGAGCAGTTCACTCCTGAGTGGGCGGCGCCCATCACCGAACTCTCTGCCGCGCAAATTCGCGAAACGGCACACCTCATGGCGGAAGCCAGACCCGCAGTCGCGATTCATCCCGGACGGCACGTTACTTGGTATGGCAATGACACGCAGCGTGCTCGGGCGATGGCGATCTTGACGGCGCTGCTCGGCGCGTACGGCCGCAAAGGCGGAATTTACCTGCCCACCAAACTCTCCACGGGCAAGATTCCCCTGCCACCCATGCCGGAGTCCGAAAAAGGCGCTGCCGACCGCGTCGGAAATGTCTATCCGCTGGCTACCGAGGACGCCTATGGCCTCACACACGGCCTCATCGAAGCTACCCGGACCGGCAACCCGTATCCTATTAAAGGATGGGTGGTATACGGGCAGAACATTCTGGAAAGCGTCCCCATGCGCCAGAAGACCGTCGCAGCAATCAAGAACCTGGAGTTCATGGCGGTGGTGGACGTTTTGCCCATGGAAATGACCCGCTACGCCGACCTGGTCCTACCCGAGGCGACCTACCTGGAGCGCTACGATCCGCCGGCGATCGTCACCACCCATAAGCGGCCCTATATTTCAATCCGTCAACCCGCGGTCGAGCCTATGTACGAGTCCAAGCCGGGCTGGTGGATTGCCAAGCAAATGGCCAAGCGCTTGCGACTCGAGGACTACTTTCCGTGGCGTGACCCCGACGATCATCTCCGCCAACTGATCGCTCCTCTCAATATCAGCGAGACGGAACTGAAATCGTTAGGCGCAGTTTCGTTTCCCGGCAAGCCCTACATCGAGGGCCGCAGCGAAACCGATCCTCCTCTTTTTCCGACGCAGAGCGGCAAGATCGAACTGGTGTCGTCGGTCCTGAAGGACTTGAAGCTCGATGCGCTGCCCAAGTACGAGGCGGTGCCGGACCCGCCCGACGGATACTTGCGGCTGATTTACGGCCGCGCGCCGGTGCATTCGTTTTCGCGCTCGGCGAATAATGCCTGGCTCGACGATCTCATGCCTGAGAACCCGGTGTGGATCAGTAGCCAAGCCGCGAAGCGAATCGGAGTGCACGACGGGCAGAAGGTCGTTCTGGAAAACCAGGATAGCGTGAAGAGTCCCGAGGTGACGGTCAAAGTGACGCCGGCCATCCGCAGCGACGTCGCCTACACCGTGCATGGTTTCGGCCCGCAGGCGCCCGGTCTCAAAAAGGCTTACCAGCACGGGTTTTCTGATAATGCCCTCATGACGCGTGTTGCCATCGACCCGCTCACCGGTACGACCGGCATGCGGGTCAATTTTGTGTGCGTGCTGCCGGTGGAGAAAGGTTAA
- a CDS encoding DUF3373 family protein, translated as MRTFLASLLSVVLLAGPGAWAQQTAPGNDSSELRQEVDNLKKTIVALEARIAAQERQKTAASKQQTPAEGTVSAADLKDQVKDLDDRVNSTEKKSALDRLNWSGDYRFEAHTIRGNVPAHYDGMNLQNLVVRTLWLTAPTAQGGLGMPFDPAMLQTMTPAQFKGLLDSQVAGNYGSYQYFTNNLTFNQLKQSMGQFPPAMQQQLMGYLMQAPGVYTPGYSDNTDALFTNRLRLRFNGKVSDNVSVDARLSMYKVFGDSTGVQMFNGQPNTLAIDGTTTRVPSGDMLRVERAFFNWTNIGGSKMYFSIGRRPSTDGPPLNFRQDEPRGGTPTGALFDYQYDGMTLGYHITEKTTVRACYGVGYSSGFGNGNLLKTPADRLKDVHLLGVMSDLYESDTAFVQALAAHAWNVTDGFNGEIVLPNNPITGDAIGAPVIMRYTPSANLGGINLYGIVAQKKFGPVDMFVSGNWSSLRPNGVTTPFGGMGSDPFDVPTNHEGQMIYVGLRYSFPQNDGKTKVGFEMNHGSKYWFNFANAEDDIIAPKTNTRGEVYETYLTHRINERFIFKAAFQRYNYTWSGSGWHLGAPKRLDSVPLLGFPTYDAANMFTLGLTARF; from the coding sequence ATGCGTACATTTCTTGCCAGTCTCTTATCGGTCGTCCTGCTGGCGGGACCCGGAGCGTGGGCGCAACAGACAGCGCCCGGCAACGATTCCTCCGAGCTCCGCCAGGAGGTCGATAACCTGAAGAAAACCATTGTTGCCCTGGAGGCGCGCATCGCCGCCCAGGAGCGACAGAAAACCGCAGCATCGAAGCAGCAGACGCCTGCCGAAGGCACGGTATCGGCGGCGGACCTCAAAGACCAGGTCAAGGACTTGGATGACCGGGTCAACAGCACCGAGAAGAAATCCGCGCTCGACCGGCTGAACTGGAGCGGGGACTATCGCTTCGAAGCGCACACCATCCGCGGCAACGTGCCGGCTCACTATGACGGCATGAACCTCCAGAACCTGGTGGTGCGCACCTTGTGGTTGACCGCGCCCACCGCCCAGGGCGGGCTCGGCATGCCCTTTGACCCAGCCATGTTGCAAACCATGACGCCCGCACAGTTTAAGGGGCTCCTGGATAGCCAGGTGGCGGGCAACTACGGCTCGTACCAATACTTCACCAACAACCTGACCTTCAACCAGTTGAAGCAATCGATGGGACAGTTCCCGCCGGCCATGCAACAGCAGTTGATGGGTTACCTGATGCAAGCTCCCGGGGTGTACACCCCCGGGTACTCGGACAACACCGACGCCCTCTTCACCAATCGCCTGCGGCTGCGCTTCAACGGCAAGGTGTCCGACAACGTCAGCGTGGATGCACGACTCAGCATGTACAAGGTATTCGGGGACTCCACCGGCGTGCAGATGTTCAATGGCCAGCCCAACACGCTGGCGATTGACGGCACGACCACGCGCGTCCCTTCCGGCGACATGCTGCGCGTCGAGCGCGCGTTCTTCAACTGGACCAATATCGGCGGATCGAAGATGTACTTCTCCATCGGACGCCGCCCGTCCACCGATGGCCCGCCGCTCAATTTCCGGCAAGACGAACCCCGCGGCGGCACGCCCACCGGCGCTTTGTTCGATTACCAGTACGACGGCATGACCTTGGGGTATCACATCACCGAAAAAACCACGGTCCGGGCGTGCTACGGCGTCGGCTATTCCTCCGGCTTTGGCAATGGGAACCTGCTGAAAACGCCGGCCGACCGTCTCAAGGACGTTCACCTCTTGGGTGTCATGAGCGACCTGTATGAAAGCGACACCGCATTTGTTCAGGCGCTGGCCGCACACGCGTGGAATGTCACCGACGGGTTCAACGGAGAAATCGTCCTTCCCAACAACCCCATCACCGGCGACGCCATCGGAGCGCCGGTCATCATGCGTTACACACCATCGGCGAACCTGGGCGGAATCAACCTGTACGGAATTGTCGCGCAAAAGAAGTTTGGCCCGGTGGATATGTTCGTGAGTGGCAACTGGAGCAGCCTGCGCCCCAATGGCGTCACCACACCCTTCGGCGGCATGGGCAGCGATCCATTTGATGTTCCCACCAATCACGAAGGCCAGATGATCTACGTGGGACTGCGTTACAGCTTCCCGCAAAACGACGGCAAAACCAAAGTCGGCTTCGAGATGAACCACGGTTCCAAGTATTGGTTCAACTTTGCCAATGCCGAAGACGACATCATTGCGCCCAAGACGAACACGCGCGGCGAAGTGTATGAAACGTACCTGACGCACCGCATCAACGAGCGCTTCATCTTCAAGGCCGCGTTTCAACGCTACAACTACACGTGGTCCGGCTCCGGCTGGCATCTTGGCGCTCCCAAGCGGCTGGATTCGGTGCCTTTGCTCGGATTCCCGACCTACGACGCGGCGAACATGTTCACCTTGGGTCTGACAGCGCGCTTCTAG
- a CDS encoding cytochrome c, whose protein sequence is MRCAKIVLLVLTSAVLLALPVSGQDGKTLYRNNCKVCHDKGSPHKQYTPMTMTQAQWRKFYSAKLAASHATVIHPNTGKKLFESLTPEQMKAIQRFCIDHAADSEAPATCG, encoded by the coding sequence ATGCGTTGCGCGAAAATCGTCCTTCTCGTTCTGACTTCCGCGGTTCTGCTCGCCCTGCCGGTTTCCGGCCAGGACGGCAAGACCCTGTACCGAAACAACTGCAAGGTTTGTCACGACAAGGGGTCGCCCCATAAGCAGTACACCCCCATGACGATGACCCAGGCGCAGTGGCGCAAGTTCTACAGCGCCAAGCTCGCCGCCTCGCACGCGACTGTCATCCATCCCAATACCGGCAAGAAGCTGTTCGAATCGCTGACACCGGAACAGATGAAGGCGATCCAGCGCTTCTGCATCGATCACGCCGCCGACTCGGAAGCGCCGGCGACTTGCGGCTAA